One window of Burkholderia cepacia GG4 genomic DNA carries:
- a CDS encoding AraC family transcriptional regulator: MTYNPFLLINRPNLAMSEPLLPPVPDVHDLVSELLLGMRLSGVQYRRIQVPRPFGLNFGHAPGRAQFHFVGRGPVLLRDAAGTTVRLEAGDAILLPHGRTHALVSDPDATCREIGGFEVAKICDTVASVGATSCAALEPAAGDALIFSACMELDLGGMQPLVGTMPEFMHVGTLLARYPEIRPMLDAMERESCAERAGFAGILARLADVVAAFIVRGWVECGCGDATGWVQALREPKLGRAIVALHRDPGRNWSVAELAAEAGVSRSVFAERFLAATGMTPVRYLTELRMRLAAQWIARDRETIEAVAYRLGYGSLAAFSRAFKRVIGKPPGAMRAEGEAHADA, from the coding sequence ATGACATACAATCCGTTCTTGTTGATCAATCGTCCGAATCTTGCGATGTCCGAGCCCCTGCTTCCCCCCGTGCCCGACGTACACGACCTCGTCAGCGAACTGCTGCTGGGGATGCGCCTGAGCGGCGTGCAGTACCGCCGCATCCAGGTGCCGCGGCCGTTCGGGCTGAACTTCGGCCACGCGCCGGGCCGTGCGCAGTTCCATTTCGTCGGGCGCGGGCCCGTGCTGCTGCGCGACGCGGCCGGCACGACGGTGCGGCTCGAGGCCGGCGACGCGATCCTGCTGCCGCACGGCCGCACGCATGCGCTGGTGTCCGATCCGGACGCCACCTGCCGCGAGATCGGCGGCTTCGAGGTCGCGAAGATCTGCGACACGGTCGCGTCGGTGGGCGCGACGTCGTGCGCCGCGCTGGAGCCGGCCGCCGGCGATGCGCTGATCTTCAGCGCGTGCATGGAACTCGATCTCGGCGGCATGCAGCCGCTCGTCGGGACGATGCCGGAGTTCATGCACGTCGGCACGCTGCTCGCGCGCTACCCGGAAATCCGCCCGATGCTCGATGCGATGGAGCGCGAATCGTGCGCCGAGCGCGCGGGCTTCGCGGGCATCCTCGCGCGGCTCGCAGACGTGGTCGCGGCGTTCATCGTGCGCGGCTGGGTCGAGTGCGGGTGCGGCGACGCGACGGGCTGGGTGCAGGCGCTGCGCGAACCGAAGCTCGGCCGCGCGATCGTCGCGCTGCATCGCGACCCCGGGCGCAACTGGAGCGTCGCGGAACTGGCCGCCGAAGCGGGCGTGTCGCGCTCGGTGTTCGCCGAGCGCTTTCTCGCGGCCACCGGGATGACGCCGGTGCGTTACCTGACCGAACTGCGGATGCGGCTCGCCGCGCAGTGGATCGCACGCGACCGCGAGACGATCGAGGCGGTCGCATACCGGCTCGGCTATGGGTCGCTCGCGGCGTTCAGCCGCGCGTTCAAGCGCGTGATCGGCAAGCCGCCGGGCGCGATGCGGGCGGAAGGCGAGGCGCACGCCGACGCGTGA
- a CDS encoding MarR family winged helix-turn-helix transcriptional regulator produces the protein MARKEKLPFETTLMVRDCCLCLHMQRAARNLARIFDDALRPLDLTNGQFSLLMSLNRPQPAAMKSVASLLAMDRTTLTAALKPLERRGLVTITQDPDDKRSRLLELSPAGHQLLAEAFPLWQQTHADIERPFAAGEVDVLRGQLRALSEDPATRG, from the coding sequence ATGGCACGCAAAGAAAAGCTCCCTTTCGAAACGACGCTAATGGTGCGCGATTGCTGTCTGTGCCTGCACATGCAGCGCGCGGCGCGCAATCTCGCGCGCATCTTCGACGACGCGCTGCGTCCGCTGGATCTCACCAACGGCCAGTTTTCGTTATTGATGTCGTTGAACCGGCCGCAACCGGCCGCAATGAAATCGGTCGCGTCGCTGCTCGCGATGGACCGCACCACGCTGACGGCCGCGCTCAAGCCGCTCGAGCGGCGCGGCCTGGTGACCATCACGCAGGACCCGGACGACAAGCGCAGCCGCCTGCTCGAACTCAGCCCGGCCGGCCATCAGCTGCTCGCCGAAGCGTTCCCGCTGTGGCAGCAAACGCACGCCGACATCGAACGGCCGTTTGCGGCAGGAGAAGTCGATGTGTTGCGCGGCCAGTTGCGCGCGCTGTCGGAGGATCCCGCCACGCGCGGCTGA
- a CDS encoding DUF1840 domain-containing protein, which produces MMVTFRSSAAPDIVMLRDLAQYLLGLVGKGLDVRGVISSDELPDAIARLEQAIRDDATRESAHERSTPAQRTELSPHAGGLAQRAWPLLDMMRAAQEQGRHVMWGV; this is translated from the coding sequence ATGATGGTTACGTTTCGGTCATCCGCCGCACCGGATATCGTGATGTTGCGCGATCTGGCCCAGTATCTGCTGGGACTCGTCGGCAAGGGGCTCGACGTTCGCGGCGTGATTTCATCGGACGAATTGCCCGACGCGATCGCGCGGCTTGAACAGGCGATCAGGGATGACGCGACGCGGGAAAGCGCGCACGAGCGTTCGACGCCCGCGCAGCGCACCGAGTTGTCGCCGCATGCGGGCGGGCTCGCGCAGCGCGCGTGGCCGTTGCTGGACATGATGCGTGCGGCCCAGGAACAGGGGCGGCACGTGATGTGGGGCGTGTAG
- a CDS encoding DUF3617 family protein, whose product MKTISSRRLEGRRSAVEWAGTICQDARRFAAINRTANLSGETLSSTQSHRSPVLKRDNINCTITNRNNAGATLKGALAGANEQGRGKRTVTGAVTPMRYDRKGKLRGQHAQAGAYTRAWTWRGKRVGDCR is encoded by the coding sequence GTGAAAACGATCTCATCGCGCCGGCTCGAGGGAAGGCGCTCGGCAGTCGAATGGGCCGGAACGATTTGCCAAGATGCGCGGCGCTTTGCCGCAATCAATCGGACTGCAAATCTTTCAGGAGAGACTTTGTCAAGCACGCAGTCACATCGTTCACCCGTTCTGAAGCGTGACAACATCAACTGCACGATCACGAACCGGAACAACGCCGGCGCTACGCTGAAGGGCGCGCTAGCGGGCGCGAACGAACAGGGACGCGGCAAGCGCACCGTGACCGGTGCTGTCACGCCGATGCGCTACGACCGGAAGGGAAAGCTGCGCGGACAGCATGCGCAGGCCGGCGCATACACGCGCGCGTGGACGTGGCGCGGCAAGCGCGTCGGCGATTGCCGCTGA
- a CDS encoding DSD1 family PLP-dependent enzyme, protein MGIPPLNTPAALIDVDRMRDNIARMQAHLDALGVRFRPHVKTTKCRHVVDAQLAAGAQGITVSTLKEAEQFFAAGVRDIVYAVGMIPARLGQALALRRQGCDLKIVADSLQTANAIAAFGREHGERFEVWIEIDVDGHRSGIPPDDDLLIDVGRALNDGGMTLGGVLAHAGSSYEYDTREALVAIAEQERSRTVRAAERLRAAGLPCPVVSIGSTPTALSAERLDGVTEVRAGVYVLFDLVMHNIGVCALSDIALSVLTTVIGHQEEKGWAIVDAGWMAMSRDRGTQRQARDFGYGQVCTEDGEVLGEYVMSAANQEHGIVSRNGTPDTGIAKRFPIGTRLRILPNHACATGAQHPEYRALSGDDTIQTWPRFYGW, encoded by the coding sequence ATGGGCATCCCTCCCCTCAATACCCCCGCCGCATTGATCGACGTCGATCGCATGCGTGACAACATCGCACGCATGCAGGCGCATCTGGACGCGCTCGGCGTCAGGTTCCGGCCGCACGTAAAGACGACCAAGTGCCGGCACGTCGTCGACGCGCAGCTCGCGGCGGGCGCGCAAGGCATCACGGTGTCGACGCTGAAGGAGGCCGAACAGTTTTTCGCGGCCGGCGTGCGCGACATCGTCTACGCAGTCGGGATGATTCCCGCCAGGCTCGGCCAGGCGCTTGCGCTGCGCCGGCAGGGCTGCGACCTGAAGATCGTCGCGGACAGCCTGCAGACCGCGAACGCGATCGCAGCATTCGGTCGCGAGCACGGCGAGCGCTTCGAAGTCTGGATCGAGATCGACGTCGACGGCCATCGCTCGGGGATTCCGCCCGACGACGACCTGCTGATCGACGTCGGCCGTGCGCTGAACGACGGCGGCATGACGCTTGGCGGCGTGCTCGCGCATGCCGGCTCCAGCTACGAATACGACACCCGCGAAGCGCTGGTCGCTATCGCCGAGCAGGAGCGCAGCCGGACCGTGCGCGCCGCGGAGCGTCTCAGGGCAGCCGGGTTGCCCTGCCCGGTCGTGAGCATCGGATCGACGCCGACCGCGCTGTCCGCGGAGCGCCTCGACGGCGTGACGGAAGTCCGCGCGGGCGTGTACGTGCTGTTCGACCTCGTGATGCACAACATCGGCGTGTGCGCGCTGTCCGACATCGCGCTGTCGGTGCTGACCACCGTCATCGGACACCAGGAAGAAAAAGGCTGGGCGATCGTCGACGCGGGCTGGATGGCGATGAGCCGCGATCGCGGCACGCAGCGGCAGGCGCGGGATTTCGGCTACGGGCAGGTGTGTACCGAAGACGGCGAAGTGCTCGGCGAGTACGTCATGAGCGCGGCCAATCAGGAGCACGGTATCGTGTCCCGCAACGGTACGCCCGACACGGGCATCGCGAAGCGGTTTCCGATCGGCACCCGTTTGCGGATCCTGCCGAACCACGCGTGCGCGACCGGTGCGCAGCATCCGGAATACCGCGCGCTGAGCGGCGACGACACCATTCAGACCTGGCCGCGCTTCTACGGGTGGTAG
- a CDS encoding ornithine cyclodeaminase family protein → MPSDAQLLLLDRDVVEPALQAEQVMAAVREAFVLHSQRAGRVFPVVREKLHTGGVFGIKSGDVASQDLLGFKAAGFWPGNRSRGGEPHQATIALFDPATGRPLCIMDGNAITTARTGAAGGLGLQALARRDSARICVFGTGVQARVQLDYAIRLLPQRCSVLYVNVSGESDPVFESAFRERCDIRVARDRNDAVADSDVVITATPGGGPLFDADAVQPGTHLTCVGADTAGKRELPEGVLERARIFADDHEQARSIGECQWAPDLPRTEIGEVLAGTVSVDRAPGEITVFDMTGLALQDLTVARFLYRQAVENGAGRSVPWPW, encoded by the coding sequence ATGCCGTCAGACGCCCAACTCCTTCTTCTCGACCGCGATGTCGTCGAACCGGCCCTTCAAGCCGAACAAGTGATGGCGGCGGTCCGCGAAGCCTTCGTGTTGCACAGCCAACGCGCCGGACGCGTGTTCCCGGTCGTGCGCGAGAAGTTGCATACCGGCGGCGTGTTTGGCATCAAGTCGGGTGACGTCGCAAGCCAGGATCTGCTCGGCTTCAAGGCGGCCGGGTTCTGGCCCGGTAATCGAAGCCGGGGCGGTGAGCCGCACCAGGCGACGATCGCGCTGTTCGATCCGGCCACGGGCCGCCCGCTTTGCATCATGGACGGCAACGCGATCACCACCGCCCGGACCGGTGCGGCCGGGGGCTTGGGCCTGCAGGCGCTGGCCCGCCGCGACAGCGCGCGAATCTGCGTGTTCGGCACCGGCGTGCAGGCGCGCGTCCAGCTCGACTATGCGATCAGGTTGCTGCCGCAACGGTGCTCGGTGCTGTACGTGAACGTCAGCGGCGAATCGGACCCGGTGTTCGAATCGGCATTCCGCGAACGCTGCGACATCCGCGTCGCACGGGACCGCAACGATGCGGTGGCCGACAGCGATGTGGTCATCACGGCAACGCCGGGCGGCGGCCCGCTGTTCGACGCGGACGCAGTTCAGCCGGGCACTCACCTGACCTGCGTCGGCGCGGACACCGCCGGCAAGCGCGAACTGCCCGAAGGCGTGCTGGAGCGCGCGCGCATTTTCGCGGACGATCACGAGCAGGCGCGCAGCATCGGCGAGTGCCAATGGGCGCCCGATCTGCCACGCACTGAAATCGGCGAGGTGCTCGCCGGGACCGTGTCGGTCGATCGCGCGCCGGGCGAGATCACCGTGTTCGACATGACAGGGCTCGCGCTTCAGGACCTGACCGTCGCGCGCTTCCTGTATCGGCAGGCCGTCGAGAATGGCGCGGGACGCTCCGTCCCGTGGCCGTGGTGA
- a CDS encoding LysR family transcriptional regulator, with the protein MLDLDDLRLVRAIGASRSLASAARLLDLTPPAVTMRLQRMEARLNVRLAVRQSKGIALTEEGQRLYQEAVDILERVEALPVNLSGDRGDVQGTLRVVAPFGFGRKYVARIVRDVQRAHPKLEISLHLSESPLTSASGADVVIHVGSLKSSSWIGYPLAPNERFLCASPGYARRINALNHPSDLARYDCLCLRENDEDVPRWRFSQAGDGKGESRRSAVIRVTGALSSNDGTVITDWALAGLGIVERSEWDVAPLLANGKLVRLLPDWQLPPAPVTALLPSRTGRSARQRVFLEAATQFLDPPPWRGKA; encoded by the coding sequence ATGCTCGACCTCGACGACCTTCGACTCGTGCGCGCGATCGGCGCGTCGCGTTCCTTGGCATCCGCCGCGCGCTTGCTCGACCTCACTCCGCCCGCGGTCACCATGCGCCTGCAGCGGATGGAGGCGCGCTTGAACGTCAGGCTCGCCGTGCGGCAGTCGAAAGGCATCGCGTTGACCGAAGAAGGTCAGCGGCTGTACCAGGAAGCCGTCGACATTCTCGAGCGTGTCGAGGCACTGCCGGTCAACCTCTCCGGCGACCGCGGCGACGTGCAAGGCACGCTGCGCGTCGTCGCGCCGTTCGGCTTCGGGCGCAAGTACGTCGCGCGGATCGTGCGCGACGTGCAGCGCGCGCATCCGAAGCTCGAGATCTCGCTGCACCTGTCGGAAAGCCCGTTGACCAGTGCGTCGGGAGCCGACGTGGTGATCCATGTCGGCAGCCTGAAATCGTCGTCGTGGATCGGCTATCCGCTCGCGCCCAACGAGCGCTTCCTGTGCGCGAGCCCCGGCTACGCGCGTCGCATCAACGCACTGAATCATCCGTCCGACCTGGCCCGCTACGACTGTCTGTGCCTGCGTGAAAACGACGAGGACGTTCCGCGCTGGCGCTTTTCGCAAGCCGGCGACGGCAAGGGCGAATCCCGACGATCGGCGGTGATCCGCGTCACGGGCGCGCTGTCGTCGAACGACGGCACCGTCATCACCGACTGGGCACTGGCCGGGCTCGGCATCGTGGAACGCTCCGAGTGGGACGTCGCGCCGCTGCTGGCGAACGGCAAGCTGGTCAGGCTGCTGCCCGACTGGCAGCTGCCGCCCGCGCCCGTGACCGCGCTGCTGCCGTCGCGCACCGGCCGCTCCGCGCGGCAACGGGTTTTCCTCGAAGCCGCGACGCAGTTTCTCGATCCGCCACCGTGGCGCGGCAAGGCATGA
- a CDS encoding DUF3857 domain-containing transglutaminase family protein, with translation MVRFPFRLTGRRCAVALAVAAVALARPALADPRDEAPVTLVSDVHLFVLQHDGSLDEEDDSTLRANDANGIDAIAQRYVWFDKNLEKVDLVAAETIDRDGVAHPVGADGIRDVQEPRSAGAPTFQDGLLRTVVFPGVEAGSSTRIVFRKTRTKPVNAGYFGYYVEPSREPVDNQRLIFDVPADLPLHADARGYVALPPVTANGRTRYAFEYRHGPYDRIENGSVGYPTYGDRLVVSTLPDYAAFAARYRDAAVDPSVADPAVVQLARALTADAADPHDKARILYDWVQANVRYVALFLGETAAAPHRVTDILRNRYGDCKDHVALFGALLAAVGIRSEAVLINLGSVYTLPSVPGYGGGAINHAITWLPDLGLYADTTTAGIAFGYLPPIVMDRPALLVDTGVLSRTPAAQPRRRTARVEIDAAQPGVARFHALVEDDGWTAELERNLFRRAPPDRIRQLANERVRQSGLRGRAQIATSDRRVTDGPFDVTFTGTLDHVVWPDGTTAVPALSSLTGGIATQVEGWLAEPVRTQPWACIGGTFDETGQIALPADVAVTDLPADTAVHDRFVEFTSHYVFDAAARVVQVTRRMKAEFGRQVCTPDEFAALRAVLERIERDTQAQIVVRAQGR, from the coding sequence GTGGTGCGTTTTCCGTTCCGCCTGACCGGCCGGCGCTGCGCGGTTGCGCTCGCCGTCGCTGCCGTTGCGCTTGCGCGGCCCGCGCTTGCCGATCCGCGCGACGAAGCGCCCGTGACGCTGGTCAGCGATGTCCACCTGTTCGTGCTTCAGCACGATGGCTCGCTCGACGAGGAAGACGATTCGACGCTGCGTGCGAACGATGCGAACGGGATCGACGCGATCGCGCAGCGCTACGTGTGGTTCGACAAGAACCTGGAGAAGGTCGACCTGGTCGCGGCCGAGACGATCGATCGCGACGGTGTCGCGCATCCGGTCGGCGCCGACGGCATCCGCGACGTACAGGAGCCGCGTTCGGCCGGTGCGCCGACCTTTCAGGACGGGTTGTTGCGCACCGTCGTGTTTCCCGGCGTCGAGGCCGGGTCGAGCACGCGCATCGTGTTCCGCAAGACGCGCACGAAGCCGGTCAACGCCGGCTACTTCGGCTACTACGTCGAACCGTCGCGCGAGCCGGTGGACAACCAGCGGCTGATCTTCGACGTGCCGGCCGACCTGCCGCTGCATGCGGACGCGCGCGGCTACGTCGCGTTGCCGCCCGTCACGGCGAACGGCCGTACGCGCTACGCGTTCGAGTATCGGCACGGCCCGTACGATCGGATCGAGAACGGCTCGGTCGGCTATCCGACCTACGGCGACCGGCTCGTGGTGTCCACGCTGCCCGATTACGCGGCGTTCGCCGCGCGCTATCGCGATGCGGCCGTCGACCCGAGCGTGGCCGATCCGGCCGTCGTGCAACTTGCGCGCGCGCTGACCGCCGACGCCGCCGATCCGCATGACAAGGCGCGCATCCTGTACGACTGGGTGCAGGCGAACGTGCGCTACGTCGCGCTCTTTCTCGGCGAGACGGCCGCCGCGCCGCATCGCGTGACGGACATCCTGCGCAACCGCTACGGCGACTGCAAGGACCACGTCGCGCTGTTCGGCGCGTTGCTGGCGGCGGTCGGCATCCGCAGCGAAGCGGTGCTGATCAATCTCGGCTCCGTGTACACGCTGCCGTCCGTGCCTGGTTATGGCGGCGGCGCGATCAACCACGCGATCACGTGGCTGCCCGATCTCGGGCTATACGCGGATACCACGACGGCCGGCATCGCGTTCGGCTACCTGCCGCCGATCGTGATGGATCGGCCGGCGCTGCTCGTCGATACCGGTGTGCTGTCGCGCACGCCGGCCGCGCAGCCGCGGCGCCGCACCGCGCGGGTGGAGATCGATGCCGCCCAGCCGGGTGTCGCACGGTTTCATGCGCTCGTCGAGGATGACGGCTGGACGGCGGAACTCGAACGCAACCTGTTTCGCCGCGCGCCGCCCGACCGCATCCGGCAGCTCGCGAACGAACGCGTGCGGCAAAGCGGACTGCGCGGCCGCGCGCAGATCGCGACGAGCGATCGCCGCGTGACGGACGGGCCGTTCGACGTGACCTTCACCGGCACGCTCGACCACGTCGTGTGGCCGGACGGCACGACTGCGGTGCCCGCGCTGTCGAGCCTCACGGGCGGCATCGCGACGCAGGTCGAGGGCTGGCTGGCCGAACCGGTACGCACGCAGCCGTGGGCGTGCATCGGCGGCACGTTCGACGAGACCGGCCAGATCGCGCTGCCGGCCGACGTCGCGGTGACCGACCTGCCGGCCGATACGGCCGTGCACGACCGCTTCGTCGAGTTCACGTCGCATTACGTATTCGATGCGGCCGCGCGCGTCGTGCAGGTCACGCGGCGGATGAAGGCCGAGTTCGGCCGGCAGGTCTGCACGCCCGATGAGTTCGCGGCGCTGCGCGCGGTGCTCGAACGCATCGAACGCGATACGCAGGCGCAGATCGTCGTGCGGGCGCAGGGGCGTTGA
- a CDS encoding MFS transporter: MNPGISSAATTAAPREPAWGAVFAMTLGVFGLVTAEFLPASLLTPMADSLGVSEGVAGQAVTATATVALVTSLLISALTRTIDRRRVLLAFSVLLVVSNLAVAFAPDLTTLLIGRVVLGVALGGFWTMATATAMRLVPTAMVPRALSIIFSGVAVATIASAPMGSYFGHLIGWRNVFLIAAGLGGIAFVSQVMTLPSMPPSGTTRLRTLVDVLRRPTVGLGMFATILVFTGHFAFFTYLRPFLEQVAGVGVNGLSAILLGYGIANFVGTSLAGRVLEHRLRPMLIGMPALMVVLGIALVALGRAPVIDAVLVALWGMAFGGVPVAWSTWVTRTVPDEAESAGGLIVAAIQLAIATGAAAGGVVFDANGAGGVFLGAAAVLAVAVATIVTGVPKRVGVAPALAE, encoded by the coding sequence ATGAATCCCGGAATCTCCTCTGCCGCCACCACGGCGGCCCCCCGCGAGCCGGCCTGGGGCGCCGTCTTCGCGATGACGCTCGGCGTGTTCGGTCTCGTCACGGCCGAATTCCTGCCCGCGAGCCTGCTCACCCCGATGGCCGACAGCCTCGGCGTGAGCGAAGGCGTGGCCGGCCAGGCCGTCACGGCCACCGCGACAGTCGCGCTCGTCACGAGCCTGCTGATCTCGGCGCTGACCCGCACGATCGACCGGCGGCGCGTGCTGCTCGCGTTCTCGGTGCTGCTGGTCGTGTCGAATCTCGCGGTCGCGTTCGCGCCCGACCTGACGACGCTGCTGATCGGCCGCGTCGTGCTCGGCGTCGCGCTCGGCGGGTTCTGGACGATGGCGACGGCTACCGCGATGCGGCTCGTGCCGACCGCGATGGTGCCGCGCGCGCTGTCGATCATCTTCAGCGGCGTGGCGGTCGCGACGATCGCCTCTGCGCCGATGGGCAGCTACTTCGGGCACCTGATCGGCTGGCGCAACGTGTTCCTGATCGCGGCTGGGCTCGGCGGCATCGCGTTCGTGTCGCAGGTCATGACGCTGCCGTCGATGCCGCCGAGCGGCACGACGCGGCTGCGCACGCTCGTCGACGTGCTGCGCCGGCCGACCGTCGGCCTCGGGATGTTCGCAACGATCCTCGTGTTCACCGGGCATTTCGCGTTCTTCACGTATCTGCGGCCATTCCTCGAACAGGTTGCCGGCGTCGGCGTGAACGGGTTGTCGGCGATCCTCCTCGGCTACGGCATTGCGAACTTCGTCGGCACGTCGCTCGCGGGCCGCGTGCTCGAGCACCGGCTGCGGCCGATGCTGATCGGGATGCCGGCGCTGATGGTCGTGCTCGGTATCGCGCTCGTCGCGCTCGGCCGTGCGCCGGTCATCGACGCGGTGCTCGTCGCGTTGTGGGGGATGGCGTTCGGCGGCGTACCGGTCGCGTGGTCGACGTGGGTCACGCGCACCGTGCCCGACGAGGCCGAGAGCGCGGGCGGGCTGATCGTCGCGGCGATCCAGCTCGCGATCGCGACGGGCGCAGCGGCCGGTGGCGTCGTGTTCGACGCGAACGGCGCGGGCGGCGTGTTCCTGGGGGCGGCTGCGGTGCTGGCCGTGGCGGTCGCGACGATCGTGACCGGCGTGCCGAAGCGGGTCGGCGTGGCGCCTGCGCTGGCTGAATGA
- a CDS encoding glutathione S-transferase family protein translates to MKLYGFAGTRSQRALWGLKELDADFEFVSVNLLAGEHKRPEFLRINPAGKVPVLVDGDLVIPESAAIVLYLADKYPEKALLPVDPALRAQAYRWVMFAVTELEQPLWRITRHSFIYPPEKRSPADIELAREDFATMAAILDKHLEGREFIVGDALTVADCVTVYLIDWASECHLIEPFPQLRAYLERLYARPKAPQRIAEARKAA, encoded by the coding sequence ATGAAGCTTTACGGATTCGCCGGCACGCGCTCGCAACGCGCGCTCTGGGGGCTCAAGGAACTGGATGCGGATTTCGAGTTCGTGTCGGTCAACCTGCTGGCGGGCGAGCACAAGCGGCCCGAATTCCTGCGCATCAACCCGGCCGGCAAAGTGCCCGTGCTGGTGGACGGCGATCTCGTGATTCCCGAGTCGGCCGCGATCGTGCTGTACCTCGCAGACAAGTATCCGGAGAAGGCGCTGCTGCCGGTCGATCCGGCACTGCGTGCGCAGGCGTATCGGTGGGTCATGTTCGCGGTGACGGAGCTCGAGCAGCCGCTGTGGCGCATCACGCGGCATTCGTTCATCTATCCGCCGGAGAAGCGCTCGCCGGCCGATATCGAGTTGGCACGCGAGGATTTCGCGACGATGGCCGCGATCCTCGACAAGCATCTCGAAGGGCGCGAATTCATCGTCGGCGACGCGTTGACGGTGGCCGATTGCGTGACGGTTTATCTGATCGACTGGGCGAGCGAATGCCACCTGATCGAACCGTTCCCGCAATTGCGCGCATATCTCGAACGGCTTTACGCGCGGCCGAAGGCGCCGCAACGGATCGCGGAGGCCCGCAAGGCGGCGTGA
- a CDS encoding HAD-IA family hydrolase encodes MHPSKVSAISFDLDDTLWPFWPSVERAEASLHAWLIEHAPNTASVLPTSQALSQLRDEYERARPDLVSDYRALRIGSIRLALERANEDVTLTDRAYDVFYTARNQVEFFDDALPTLAWLSARFPLIAVTNGNADLRLTGGGEYFRETLSARAFGFAKPEPEIFHAAAAALGVHAAELLHVGDDFHLDVVGALNAGLQAAWVVRHAGQEAEHAAHRAPSPHLTIRDLSTLCRVLGGPVEVS; translated from the coding sequence ATGCATCCCTCCAAAGTCTCCGCCATCTCGTTCGACCTCGACGACACGCTGTGGCCGTTCTGGCCCTCCGTCGAACGGGCCGAAGCGTCGCTTCACGCCTGGCTGATCGAACATGCGCCCAATACCGCGAGCGTACTGCCCACGTCGCAGGCATTGAGCCAATTGCGCGACGAGTACGAGCGCGCGCGGCCCGACCTCGTCAGCGACTATCGTGCGTTGAGAATCGGATCGATCCGCCTTGCGCTGGAGCGGGCGAACGAAGACGTCACGCTGACCGACCGCGCATACGACGTGTTCTATACCGCGCGAAACCAGGTCGAGTTCTTCGACGATGCGTTGCCGACGCTCGCGTGGTTGAGCGCGCGGTTTCCATTGATCGCGGTGACCAACGGCAACGCGGACCTTCGGCTGACCGGCGGCGGCGAGTACTTTCGCGAGACGCTCAGCGCGCGTGCGTTCGGGTTCGCGAAACCCGAGCCGGAGATCTTCCATGCGGCCGCCGCGGCGCTCGGCGTGCATGCGGCGGAACTGCTTCACGTCGGCGACGACTTTCACCTCGATGTCGTCGGCGCGTTGAACGCGGGGCTTCAGGCGGCCTGGGTGGTGCGCCACGCTGGCCAGGAAGCGGAGCACGCTGCGCATCGTGCCCCGTCTCCTCATCTGACCATTCGCGACCTGTCGACGCTGTGTCGCGTGCTCGGTGGGCCGGTCGAGGTGTCGTGA